From a single Methanofollis sp. W23 genomic region:
- a CDS encoding 2-isopropylmalate synthase — protein MALFDTTLRDGEQTPGVSFTTGQKVEIARHLAEIGVTAIEAGFPASSAEEREAVKAVVDAGTGATICGLARMRKEDVDACLDCGVEMVHLFIPTSEVQREHTVRMRMDEVLAATAEVVGYARAHVDQVLFSPMDATRTDWDDLVRVCQAAVRAGATAVNIPDTVGVMTPSAMKELITRIVKEVKAPIDVHCHNDFGLAVANTLAAVEAGASQVQVTVNGMGERAGNADLAQTVMALEAVYGIKTGVETARLVETSRLVSRYAGLPVPPAQPVVGENAFAHESGIHAHGILEHPETFEPGVMTPEMVGHRRRIKFGKHAGRHAVAQMLADVRLTPNDTQLDQILEQVKAISGRGRRVTDADLYAIAGEVIGMGDVTPSVQVSDISVLTGNHTLPTASIRMVVDGTEKVACSTGNGPVDAAMRAILGCLPEPVHLKEFSIEAITGGTDAIGHVTIAVEDPAGHIFDASASSDDIVTASVEAMVNAVNLVRRTGKEG, from the coding sequence ATCGCTCTTTTTGACACCACCCTGAGAGACGGCGAACAGACGCCAGGGGTATCATTCACGACCGGACAGAAGGTCGAGATCGCCAGGCACCTCGCAGAGATCGGAGTGACGGCCATCGAGGCCGGGTTCCCGGCATCCTCGGCAGAGGAACGCGAGGCCGTGAAGGCCGTCGTCGACGCCGGGACCGGGGCGACGATCTGCGGACTGGCACGGATGCGTAAAGAAGACGTCGACGCCTGCCTTGACTGCGGCGTCGAGATGGTCCACCTCTTCATCCCGACCTCAGAGGTCCAGCGCGAACACACCGTGCGGATGCGCATGGACGAGGTGCTCGCGGCCACGGCCGAGGTCGTCGGGTATGCCCGCGCCCATGTGGACCAGGTCCTCTTCTCGCCGATGGACGCCACCAGGACCGACTGGGACGACCTGGTCAGGGTCTGCCAGGCGGCGGTCAGGGCCGGGGCGACGGCGGTGAACATCCCTGACACCGTGGGGGTGATGACCCCGTCGGCGATGAAGGAGCTGATCACCCGGATCGTGAAAGAGGTGAAGGCCCCAATCGACGTCCACTGTCACAACGACTTCGGGCTCGCGGTCGCCAACACCCTCGCGGCGGTCGAAGCCGGGGCCTCGCAGGTCCAGGTGACCGTGAACGGGATGGGCGAACGGGCCGGGAACGCCGACCTCGCCCAGACAGTGATGGCCCTGGAGGCGGTCTACGGGATCAAGACCGGGGTCGAGACCGCACGCCTGGTCGAGACCTCGCGCCTGGTCTCGCGCTATGCCGGACTCCCGGTCCCGCCGGCCCAGCCGGTCGTCGGCGAGAATGCCTTCGCCCATGAGAGCGGGATCCATGCCCACGGGATCCTGGAGCACCCTGAGACCTTTGAGCCAGGGGTGATGACCCCTGAGATGGTCGGGCACCGGCGCCGGATCAAGTTCGGCAAACATGCCGGGCGCCATGCGGTCGCCCAGATGCTCGCCGACGTGAGGCTCACCCCGAATGACACCCAGCTCGACCAGATCTTAGAGCAGGTCAAGGCGATCTCAGGGCGCGGCCGACGGGTCACCGACGCCGACCTCTATGCGATCGCCGGCGAGGTGATCGGGATGGGCGACGTGACCCCCTCGGTCCAGGTCTCAGACATCTCGGTGCTCACCGGGAACCACACCCTCCCGACGGCCTCGATCCGGATGGTCGTCGACGGGACCGAGAAGGTGGCGTGCAGCACCGGCAACGGCCCGGTGGACGCCGCGATGCGGGCGATCCTGGGATGCCTGCCTGAACCGGTGCACCTGAAAGAGTTCTCCATCGAGGCGATCACCGGCGGGACCGACGCCATCGGCCATGTGACCATCGCGGTGGAAGACCCCGCCGGACACATCTTCGACGCCTCGGCCTCCTCAGACGACATCGTCACCGCCTCGGTCGAGGCGATGGTCAATGCCGTGAACCTGGTCAGAAGGACAGGGAAAGAGGGATGA
- a CDS encoding nucleotidyltransferase family protein: MRLQERLAWIREHFGVKRIGVFGSVARGDEAPSSDIDILVEFTQGQATFQNFMDLIRYLELLFGRRVVDLVTTTGIDPYLRLYVEDEVIWCEA; the protein is encoded by the coding sequence GTGCGGCTGCAGGAGCGACTGGCCTGGATCAGGGAGCACTTTGGTGTGAAGCGAATCGGCGTCTTTGGTTCTGTTGCCAGGGGAGATGAGGCACCTTCAAGCGATATTGATATTCTCGTCGAATTTACGCAGGGACAGGCTACTTTCCAGAACTTTATGGATCTGATCCGGTATCTCGAACTCCTCTTCGGTCGGAGGGTGGTGGACCTGGTCACCACTACAGGGATTGATCCTTATCTCCGCCTGTACGTGGAAGATGAGGTGATCTGGTGTGAGGCGTGA
- a CDS encoding HepT-like ribonuclease domain-containing protein produces MKGVSSHQIVDEMTFLEEQSMNGLFWSIEVTGEVAKHLPRSYPEGLWRSMVGMRDCLIHAYFRVDLKIVRDVRVHEIPAQKPLVCDRLNRCVEEEDSRR; encoded by the coding sequence GTGAAGGGAGTATCCTCCCATCAGATCGTGGATGAGATGACCTTTCTAGAGGAGCAGTCCATGAATGGTCTGTTTTGGAGCATTGAGGTGACCGGTGAGGTGGCGAAGCACCTCCCGCGCTCTTATCCCGAAGGTCTGTGGAGGAGTATGGTCGGGATGCGGGACTGTCTCATCCATGCCTATTTTCGTGTGGACCTGAAGATCGTCCGGGATGTGCGTGTTCACGAGATCCCGGCACAAAAACCACTCGTCTGTGATCGACTCAATAGGTGCGTTGAGGAAGAGGACAGCAGGAGGTGA
- a CDS encoding HEAT repeat domain-containing protein has translation MAHEQNALAEEALTLALGGADEARIRRMASFLLGQAGGSSSSVEALAAGLRDPDKGVRAGAMQALVACGQKGLSVLLAALRDPDWRVRYRAAEGLGRLGERRTVAPLIRALADEKDHVRYMAARALGQIADPAARAPLLPLLRDPNPPARKAAATALGQIGGAEAALEEALADEPSGAVRRALRDALGRP, from the coding sequence ATGGCGCATGAGCAGAATGCCCTTGCCGAGGAAGCCCTCACCCTCGCCCTCGGCGGGGCCGACGAGGCCAGGATCCGGAGGATGGCCTCTTTCCTCCTTGGACAGGCAGGAGGGTCTTCATCATCGGTCGAGGCCCTGGCGGCAGGGCTTCGCGATCCCGACAAGGGGGTGCGGGCCGGGGCGATGCAGGCCCTGGTCGCCTGCGGCCAGAAGGGGCTTTCTGTCCTCCTTGCCGCCCTCCGCGATCCCGACTGGCGGGTGCGCTACCGTGCCGCCGAGGGGCTCGGGCGTCTCGGCGAGCGGCGTACCGTCGCCCCGCTGATCAGGGCGCTCGCCGACGAGAAGGACCATGTCCGCTACATGGCCGCCAGGGCCCTCGGCCAGATCGCCGACCCTGCGGCCAGAGCGCCTCTCCTCCCCCTCCTCCGCGACCCCAATCCCCCGGCGCGGAAGGCGGCGGCGACGGCCCTCGGCCAGATCGGCGGGGCCGAGGCGGCTCTCGAAGAGGCCCTTGCCGACGAACCCTCTGGCGCAGTCCGCCGGGCGTTGCGAGACGCCCTCGGCCGTCCCTGA
- a CDS encoding DUF4129 domain-containing protein, with amino-acid sequence MKRMLLGVLAVVCLALVLFHAQQPLLYAAENISSEGEVDLSVAEPMDPKKGEAVLPLLQDLLGQGEHVVLSVKVKDWESAQRELDEYAEMTRSMDNLVVSLDLSETDLDEFRQKSRENQGALETLVNGTERLDHLKELEITYRDSDDPSRYYSVVYEGETLKKHLDESYTTYASGSRGLAEIGERYEAETEGTKRSVETFREVVEETTGFEQGPGEPGSQISIALDPAEAAYGEVVRWHGTLTSQEAGAALKTYLDSSLYASGTTGEGGDYGFSYEVGKIRAGTHLVYVSSGRLVSDLVSFTVGPSPSRLSLQATVEGERGVCQGRLTCGDLGVAGAGVHLIADGEVVATGVTGDEGEYEIETVLAPGEHLLQAEFTGEGFPLEHSASEKVTLRVSPSLLSSQTLLTAGGALAVGVLAGAVFLRWSRRGRRQDEEEREIILPVETVVGDDEEEEEEEIPEAPAPATPEEAAGRLWGDLARSAGTKAQTPRELAEALKESPAAESVRAFVRLYERVRYAGDRCTWDEVRTLEGLLKEIKDSRVP; translated from the coding sequence ATGAAACGAATGCTCCTTGGAGTCCTGGCCGTCGTCTGCCTGGCGCTGGTCCTCTTCCATGCGCAGCAGCCCCTGCTCTATGCCGCAGAGAACATCAGTTCAGAGGGAGAGGTCGACCTCTCGGTGGCCGAGCCGATGGACCCGAAGAAGGGGGAGGCCGTGCTGCCCCTTCTCCAGGACCTCCTCGGGCAGGGCGAACACGTGGTCCTCTCGGTGAAGGTGAAGGACTGGGAGAGTGCACAGAGGGAGCTGGACGAATATGCCGAGATGACCAGGTCGATGGACAACCTGGTCGTCTCCCTCGACCTCTCTGAGACCGACCTCGACGAGTTCAGGCAGAAGAGCCGGGAGAACCAGGGCGCCCTGGAAACCCTGGTGAACGGCACCGAACGCCTCGACCACCTCAAGGAGCTGGAGATCACCTACCGCGACAGCGACGACCCCTCGCGGTATTACTCGGTGGTCTACGAGGGCGAGACGCTCAAGAAACACCTGGATGAGTCCTATACGACCTATGCCTCGGGAAGCCGCGGCCTCGCAGAGATCGGGGAGCGCTACGAGGCAGAGACAGAAGGGACCAAGAGGAGTGTCGAGACCTTCCGCGAGGTCGTCGAGGAGACGACCGGGTTTGAGCAGGGGCCTGGGGAGCCGGGCTCGCAGATCTCGATCGCCCTTGACCCGGCAGAGGCGGCGTATGGCGAGGTCGTGCGCTGGCATGGCACTCTCACGAGCCAGGAGGCGGGGGCGGCGCTCAAGACCTATCTTGACAGCTCACTCTATGCGAGCGGGACGACAGGGGAGGGCGGGGACTATGGGTTCTCGTACGAGGTGGGAAAGATCAGGGCAGGGACACACCTCGTCTATGTCTCGTCAGGGCGGCTGGTCTCTGACCTTGTCTCCTTCACGGTCGGCCCCTCGCCCTCCAGGCTCAGCCTGCAGGCCACCGTCGAAGGGGAGCGGGGCGTCTGCCAGGGGAGGCTCACCTGCGGAGACCTGGGGGTCGCCGGGGCAGGGGTACACCTCATCGCCGACGGCGAGGTCGTGGCGACCGGGGTCACCGGAGACGAGGGCGAGTATGAGATCGAGACCGTCCTCGCACCAGGCGAACACCTCCTCCAGGCCGAGTTCACCGGCGAGGGGTTCCCGCTGGAGCACTCGGCCAGCGAGAAGGTCACCCTCAGGGTCAGCCCCTCGCTCCTCTCCTCCCAGACCCTTCTCACCGCCGGCGGGGCGCTGGCCGTCGGGGTGCTGGCAGGGGCCGTCTTCCTGCGCTGGTCGAGGCGGGGACGCCGCCAGGACGAAGAAGAGAGAGAGATCATCCTCCCGGTCGAGACGGTCGTCGGCGACGACGAGGAAGAAGAAGAGGAGGAGATCCCAGAAGCCCCTGCACCCGCCACCCCGGAGGAGGCGGCGGGCAGGCTCTGGGGCGACCTTGCACGGAGCGCCGGGACAAAGGCGCAGACCCCGCGCGAACTCGCAGAGGCACTCAAAGAGAGCCCCGCGGCAGAGAGTGTCAGGGCATTTGTCAGACTCTACGAGCGGGTGCGCTATGCCGGCGACCGCTGCACCTGGGACGAGGTCAGGACGCTTGAAGGTCTGCTCAAAGAGATCAAAGACTCTCGAGTTCCCTGA
- a CDS encoding glycosyltransferase family 2 protein yields MSIGTESVALSGGGATDDPCAVSVAGDGAPRYREKRVAVVVPAYNEETLIKETLDGIPAYVEKVYAVDDGSADRTGAIIDLYARHDPRIVPIHHDPNRGVGAAITSGYHRAVEDEMDLVAVMAGDNQMDPTYLPSLLDPIVDGKADYTKGNRLISEDYRTGMSKWRSLGNSVLTFLTKIASGYWQMMDPQNGYTAVSTKALATLPLDHVYQGYGYCNNLLVWMNIHGMSVKDVAIPARYGQEKSGIRYSTYIPKVSRLLLGNFLFRLKTKYVQMSFHPLVFFYAAGAVLTPLGVLGGLVALWEKFAMGYPVLFVHGGLSFLVFVFGAQCLFFAMFFDMQANGQQSS; encoded by the coding sequence ATGTCAATAGGAACAGAGAGCGTGGCTCTCTCGGGCGGGGGTGCGACTGACGACCCGTGTGCGGTGTCGGTCGCAGGAGATGGAGCGCCGCGGTACCGCGAAAAGCGGGTCGCGGTCGTGGTGCCGGCGTATAATGAGGAGACCCTGATCAAGGAGACCCTGGACGGGATCCCTGCGTACGTCGAGAAGGTCTATGCCGTCGACGACGGCTCTGCCGACCGGACCGGGGCGATCATCGACCTCTACGCGAGGCACGACCCCCGCATCGTCCCCATCCACCATGACCCGAACCGCGGCGTGGGGGCGGCGATCACCTCAGGCTACCACCGGGCGGTCGAGGACGAGATGGACCTCGTCGCCGTCATGGCCGGGGACAACCAGATGGACCCGACCTACCTCCCCTCCCTCCTCGACCCCATCGTCGACGGCAAGGCCGACTACACCAAGGGCAACCGCCTCATCAGCGAGGACTACCGCACCGGGATGAGCAAATGGCGGAGCCTTGGCAACTCGGTCCTCACCTTCCTCACCAAGATCGCCTCAGGCTACTGGCAGATGATGGACCCGCAGAACGGCTACACTGCGGTCTCGACGAAGGCCCTTGCGACCCTCCCCCTCGACCACGTCTACCAGGGCTATGGCTACTGCAACAACCTCCTGGTCTGGATGAACATCCACGGCATGAGCGTAAAAGACGTCGCCATCCCCGCGAGGTACGGCCAGGAGAAGTCGGGCATCCGCTACTCCACCTACATCCCCAAGGTCTCGCGCCTCCTCCTCGGCAACTTCCTCTTCCGCCTCAAGACCAAGTACGTCCAGATGAGCTTCCACCCCCTCGTCTTCTTCTATGCCGCCGGGGCGGTGCTCACGCCGCTTGGGGTTCTCGGGGGGCTCGTCGCCCTCTGGGAGAAGTTTGCGATGGGGTATCCGGTGCTCTTCGTGCATGGAGGGCTCTCGTTCCTGGTGTTTGTCTTCGGGGCGCAGTGTCTGTTCTTTGCGATGTTTTTTGATATGCAGGCGAATGGGCAGCAGAGTTCATGA
- a CDS encoding DUF354 domain-containing protein: MRILIDMGHPAHVHLFKNFIWEMEKRGHRVLVTARDKDVVTQLLKAYNIPYIPVGKKGTGSLNLIKEWTFRDFEIVRIARKFNPDILLGVLNPATAHAARLLGKVSVTFTDSEPEIAKYPIADTITLPFTDVILTLSSVQHDYGEKEVRVNSYKELASLHPLRFSPNPDVLDIAGLTPEDDYALVRFVAWDAYHDMGQGGLTLEDKHALIRELEQSCRVFISSESPLPPEFEKYRLPIPPERMHDFLHYAKIFVSDSQTMTTEAALLGTPAVRCNSFVGKNDMGNFVELEERYHLIYNCRDGPSVLSKVRELLKFPNLKDEWARRREPLLHEKIDLTAFMVWFIENYPRSFAEMKEHPKVQYSCVSTRRDAL; the protein is encoded by the coding sequence ATGAGGATTCTTATTGATATGGGACATCCAGCCCATGTTCATCTCTTTAAGAATTTTATCTGGGAGATGGAGAAAAGAGGGCATCGGGTTCTTGTTACAGCCCGTGATAAAGACGTCGTTACTCAGTTATTGAAGGCGTACAATATTCCATATATTCCTGTGGGCAAAAAAGGCACGGGATCATTGAACCTGATAAAGGAGTGGACATTCAGGGATTTTGAGATTGTTCGCATCGCAAGAAAATTCAATCCAGATATTCTCCTTGGGGTGCTGAACCCTGCAACGGCCCATGCGGCGCGGCTCCTCGGGAAGGTGTCGGTCACCTTTACCGATTCAGAACCTGAGATCGCGAAGTACCCGATTGCCGATACCATTACGCTGCCCTTCACCGACGTCATCCTCACCCTTTCCTCAGTGCAGCACGATTATGGGGAAAAAGAAGTCCGTGTCAATAGTTACAAAGAACTCGCTTCCCTCCATCCACTCCGTTTTTCTCCGAACCCTGATGTCTTAGATATTGCAGGGCTGACTCCAGAAGATGACTATGCCCTGGTCCGGTTTGTTGCCTGGGATGCCTATCATGACATGGGGCAGGGTGGGCTCACGCTGGAGGATAAACATGCCCTGATCAGGGAACTTGAACAATCGTGTCGTGTTTTCATATCTTCAGAGTCTCCGTTGCCTCCAGAGTTTGAGAAGTACCGTCTCCCCATCCCTCCGGAGAGAATGCACGACTTCCTCCATTATGCGAAGATTTTCGTCTCCGATTCGCAGACCATGACCACAGAAGCGGCTCTGCTGGGAACCCCTGCTGTACGTTGCAATAGCTTCGTGGGCAAGAATGATATGGGAAATTTTGTCGAGTTGGAGGAGCGCTATCACCTCATTTATAACTGTAGGGATGGACCTTCGGTACTCTCGAAAGTGCGTGAATTGCTCAAGTTTCCGAACCTTAAGGATGAATGGGCCAGGAGAAGGGAGCCTTTACTGCATGAAAAGATTGATCTGACGGCTTTCATGGTCTGGTTCATTGAAAACTATCCCCGGAGTTTTGCGGAGATGAAGGAACATCCAAAGGTGCAGTACTCCTGTGTTTCAACTCGGAGGGATGCGTTATGA
- a CDS encoding N-acetyl sugar amidotransferase yields the protein MTGSRVCTRCVCDDSIPGISFDENGVCSLCKNYDLIEQEFPLSEATQQKFQQIADNIKKNQRNSKYDCLIGVSGGTDSIYTLYIARKYGLNPLALHVDDGCDTEVSIHNVQSAINILNVDLFTVKIDAKELADLELSFFKASIPDVETPPDMAITASLYKCAAQFGIKYIFVGNSFRTEGKMPPGWSYGDGKYLKSIHACFGRTSLKTFPNLMLIDYLYYFIFKRVKIIKPLYYLPYVKKDVKQLLEKELGWIDYGASHHESVYTRFVQGYLLPKKFGIDKRKIHYSALVRSNQMTREEALIKLKSPACSDDMVKEDIHYLCNKFGISLEEFEEIINSEPGSQSEFDSYYPLVCKLQSVIEIAYRLHLFPTKIYGSYNRE from the coding sequence ATGACTGGCTCACGAGTTTGTACAAGGTGTGTTTGTGACGATAGCATTCCGGGAATATCTTTTGATGAGAATGGAGTATGCAGTCTGTGCAAAAACTACGATCTCATCGAACAAGAGTTTCCCTTAAGTGAGGCTACCCAGCAAAAATTTCAGCAGATTGCTGATAATATTAAGAAAAATCAAAGGAATTCTAAATATGATTGTCTTATTGGCGTCAGTGGGGGAACAGATAGCATCTATACCCTTTACATTGCGCGCAAATATGGTCTTAACCCACTGGCGTTGCATGTTGATGATGGATGTGACACAGAAGTATCTATTCACAATGTCCAATCTGCGATAAATATATTAAACGTTGATTTATTCACTGTAAAAATTGATGCCAAAGAACTCGCTGATCTAGAATTATCTTTCTTTAAAGCATCTATTCCAGATGTGGAAACCCCTCCTGATATGGCAATAACTGCGTCGTTATATAAATGTGCCGCGCAGTTTGGGATAAAATACATTTTCGTCGGCAATTCGTTTAGAACGGAAGGGAAGATGCCGCCGGGATGGAGTTATGGTGATGGGAAATACTTAAAATCCATTCATGCTTGTTTTGGCCGTACAAGTTTGAAAACGTTCCCGAATTTAATGCTCATCGATTATCTTTATTATTTTATATTCAAGAGAGTAAAGATAATTAAGCCCCTATACTATTTGCCATATGTTAAGAAAGACGTAAAGCAACTTCTGGAAAAAGAGTTAGGGTGGATAGATTATGGGGCAAGCCATCATGAATCCGTATACACCCGATTTGTACAGGGATATTTGCTTCCAAAGAAGTTTGGCATCGATAAAAGGAAAATTCATTATTCAGCATTAGTTCGATCCAATCAAATGACGCGGGAAGAAGCGTTGATTAAACTGAAATCGCCCGCCTGTAGTGATGATATGGTTAAAGAGGATATTCATTATCTCTGTAATAAATTCGGCATTAGTCTTGAAGAGTTTGAGGAGATAATTAATTCTGAACCAGGATCCCAGTCTGAATTTGATTCATACTATCCTCTGGTCTGCAAGTTACAATCTGTCATTGAAATTGCATACAGGTTGCACCTGTTCCCTACGAAAATATATGGAAGTTATAATAGGGAATGA
- a CDS encoding glycosyltransferase — MLNNLLIIAPEYFTFVKDQTEAISRYFQNIQVFVRYNPFAELSAIWPFRDLDTFRLDRRVSIVDLPANVHITPTPLYYLPLDYNYKVLGKTHYRKICGYVSRNDLKGGIVHAHHTWSAGYVGARLKEEHDVPFVVTAHGYDIYSLPFKDAEWRAKIEYVLNTADHIITVSQSNLACIKKLDVSTPVTVIPNGFRSDLFYPRDTSECRRALNLPQDKKIILTVGNLEHVKGQKYLVEAIWRITRERKDVLCVIVGAGKLHASLERQIHSLGLEDYIMLACGKPHDEISLWMNACDLFVLPSLNEGNPTVMFETLGCGKPFVGTKVGGVPEVITSDDYGLLVEPADPEDLAEKILVALDCKWDREAILTYAERFTWENIAKEVMCVYDQVLRMRS; from the coding sequence ATGCTCAATAATTTATTGATTATCGCACCGGAATACTTTACTTTTGTTAAGGATCAGACTGAAGCAATCTCTCGTTACTTTCAAAATATACAGGTTTTTGTTCGGTACAACCCTTTCGCTGAACTATCGGCGATCTGGCCCTTTAGAGATCTAGATACTTTTAGATTAGATCGGCGTGTTAGCATTGTGGATCTTCCGGCAAATGTCCATATAACTCCAACTCCTCTATATTATCTACCTCTTGATTATAATTACAAAGTACTTGGCAAAACTCATTATAGGAAGATATGTGGATATGTCAGTCGAAATGATCTAAAAGGAGGTATAGTTCATGCGCACCACACTTGGTCCGCAGGCTATGTCGGTGCCCGCCTCAAGGAGGAACACGATGTCCCATTTGTAGTCACAGCACATGGCTATGACATTTACTCCCTTCCCTTCAAGGACGCTGAATGGCGAGCAAAGATCGAATACGTGCTCAACACCGCAGATCACATTATCACCGTCAGCCAGAGTAATCTTGCGTGCATAAAAAAACTGGACGTCTCCACACCAGTCACAGTCATACCCAACGGGTTCAGGAGCGATCTTTTCTACCCTCGTGACACTTCAGAGTGCAGAAGAGCGCTTAACCTCCCTCAAGATAAGAAGATCATCCTTACGGTGGGGAACCTGGAGCATGTCAAGGGTCAGAAGTATCTTGTCGAAGCCATCTGGAGGATCACTCGGGAAAGAAAGGATGTCTTGTGCGTGATCGTCGGTGCCGGGAAACTTCACGCGTCCCTCGAACGTCAGATCCACTCACTTGGCCTTGAGGATTATATTATGCTCGCTTGTGGAAAGCCACACGACGAAATTTCCCTCTGGATGAACGCCTGTGATCTCTTTGTCCTGCCAAGCCTCAACGAGGGCAACCCTACGGTCATGTTCGAGACCCTCGGCTGCGGGAAGCCCTTTGTCGGGACGAAGGTCGGGGGAGTGCCTGAGGTCATTACGTCGGATGATTACGGCCTGCTGGTCGAGCCCGCTGATCCTGAGGATCTGGCGGAGAAGATCCTGGTGGCCCTGGATTGCAAATGGGATCGAGAAGCGATCCTCACGTATGCAGAGCGTTTTACATGGGAAAATATCGCAAAGGAGGTCATGTGTGTGTATGATCAGGTATTAAGGATGAGATCATGA
- a CDS encoding glycosyltransferase family 4 protein, with amino-acid sequence MKIALITNYWKNSDGGGVKTYLVNLVDALKNRGADVDVIFRWGDDPEHSCGGKNKIAFPFVCYRQLKMIRPEVIYSQGTWYCLLPGVLYKKLHGCTLVHTFHTEPDRGLPLPARVFFQSLLNACDCVTFVSKKLQERVVEVEGLSFSKTAITYAGVRAGEVTEGEIKRFREQYGIGEDAIVLLAIGMTALPYKAEGLKLLIRAVKILWDTYPNIVLIATREGKYSEELKTFAREVGVEERVVFTGDVENPFVPLKMCDLYTHITLGDGLPLALLEAMAMGKPIVATPIAGIPEAITDGKNGLLVAPEAEQVAEKIGLLLRDREYAERLGRCAKKTVEERFTWEQAAERFLQCYLDGGNVREDQRPVGRSSVEHTWQRE; translated from the coding sequence ATGAAGATCGCACTTATTACAAACTACTGGAAGAACAGCGATGGCGGCGGGGTCAAGACCTATCTGGTGAACCTTGTCGACGCCCTGAAAAACAGAGGCGCCGATGTCGATGTGATCTTCCGATGGGGTGACGATCCTGAGCACTCCTGTGGTGGGAAGAATAAGATAGCCTTCCCCTTCGTCTGCTACCGGCAACTCAAAATGATCCGCCCTGAGGTGATCTATTCCCAGGGTACCTGGTATTGTCTCCTCCCAGGTGTGCTCTACAAAAAACTCCACGGGTGTACGCTGGTTCACACCTTCCACACCGAGCCTGACAGGGGGTTGCCGCTCCCGGCGAGGGTCTTCTTCCAGAGCCTCCTGAACGCCTGCGACTGCGTGACTTTTGTCTCGAAGAAACTGCAGGAGCGGGTTGTCGAGGTTGAAGGACTTTCGTTTTCGAAGACGGCGATCACCTATGCGGGGGTGCGAGCTGGTGAGGTCACGGAAGGAGAGATCAAGCGGTTCCGTGAGCAGTATGGGATCGGTGAAGATGCGATTGTTCTCCTGGCCATTGGCATGACCGCCCTCCCCTACAAAGCTGAGGGGTTGAAGCTGCTGATCCGGGCCGTCAAGATCTTGTGGGATACCTATCCGAATATTGTGCTCATCGCGACTCGTGAGGGGAAGTACTCTGAAGAGCTGAAGACATTCGCACGTGAGGTAGGTGTGGAGGAGCGGGTGGTCTTTACAGGCGATGTGGAGAACCCCTTTGTGCCGCTGAAGATGTGCGATCTGTATACGCACATCACGCTGGGTGATGGGCTACCGTTGGCCCTCCTTGAAGCGATGGCAATGGGGAAACCCATCGTTGCGACGCCTATTGCCGGGATCCCTGAGGCGATCACTGATGGAAAGAACGGGCTCCTTGTTGCGCCGGAGGCGGAGCAGGTTGCGGAGAAGATCGGTCTTCTTCTGCGGGATAGGGAGTATGCGGAGCGGCTTGGGAGATGCGCGAAGAAGACAGTGGAGGAGAGATTTACCTGGGAGCAGGCGGCGGAGAGATTTTTGCAGTGCTATTTAGATGGCGGAAATGTTCGTGAAGATCAAAGACCTGTGGGGAGATCCTCTGTGGAACATACTTGGCAAAGAGAATAA